AACATGCCAATTTTGTTCCAATAATACAGCTTACAGAATGGTGTTAGAGCAAATANNNNNNNNNNNNNNNNNNNNNNNNNNNNNNNNNNNNNNNNNNNNNNNNNNNNNNNNNNNNNNNNNNNNNNNNNNNNNNNNNNNNNNNNNNNNNNNNNNNNNNNNNNNNNNNNNNNNNNNNNNNNNNNNNNNNNNNNNNNNNNNNNNNNNNNNNNNNNNNNNNNNNNNNNNNNNNNNNNNNNNNNNNNNNNNNNNNNNNNNNNNNNNNNNNNNNNNNNNNNNNNNNNNNNNNNNNNNNNNNNNNNNNNNNNNNNNNNNNNNNNNNNNNNNNNNNNNNNNNNNNNNNNNNNNNNTTTGGGAATGAAATATGtcacttgataataatatgtctctTACGTCACCCGATATAACTCTCCTCTACAACTTTAAATTAAGGTATTTTGCTTTAAAACCATTCTGTAAGCCGTATTATTTAccgtcttattattatattataataagacgtGGATCGTGGGTGGATAAAAACGCAAATGGGCCCCCCCATTAATTGTGTTGACCTTGAGTCCAGTGCCGCAACAACCGGGGATGCTAGGGGTGCAATGAACCCCTGGGCCCCCGTTAAACCATAACAATGGGCCCCGGAGTGGCCGGAGCCAGTAGCTGaactatttggaactttttCTCTTTAAAGTGTTTTACAAAGTGGTATCTtgctatcttattattttatcaaaaaatagaaactaattaatacattataatcataattattattataatataaaacaaagtcctaactatatattataacaaaataataaaaataataatttcgaatggCAGGGGGCTGAATTATACcgccaatattatattctcgatttttttaatttttctatgttGTGACGGCTGAtgatttattgcatttaaattgggacaaaaaataaaataaatggttttaaggGCCGCATACCACTTTGTTCCTCAGTCTTCACCTATCTGTATACAATCCCTACGATGTACAATGTCTTCAATGCTCTTCACCTAACTGTAagcagtattttttattttttttttttcaattacataacatttaaatacatacaattgaataaaaattatctacctTCCGTAAGCATAGCTTATGTTGAAGGTAGagagttaactatttttatagtatatgtaaatttacaatttaattataggtgattatatactaattatgaacaatacggtaaattatagattagattttttatagccgtgtttattatatcaactacataatataatttatatagctaAAAACAACGAGCCATATGTATTTAATGACCTATTGGTACATTAGCATAATCGCAACTAGGGTTtgcagactgacaaaccatctccgctcagaatcgttttccttttacaatgatattatatcattgaattcaactttcaagtgtaatacaatccatcatacattgacccaatatccacttacctgcttttttagatttgttttgtacatattattatttaataccaattaaaaactcgaaaattttaaatcgtcttataaatatggtatatttatttaataaagagtaattggGTGGTGTGGGAGGCTTTGCCCCTCCACGGCtctgttttctgaaaattatctggaccctccccatagcaaattcctaaatacgccactgtgtaCCTACACtatgatattagatattataggcTAATAAattactacctagtacctacttattttttaaagaagaaaagcggtgtatatttttatttttcatatttgaaaGTAAAATGTCTTAGTGTCTCACGTCCTTGGACAAaaaccagggatggaaaacgtttttaattttctttaacttTCTTGCTtccaaccaaaaataataataaaatgataaaatacggaacattaaaacatttaacaacaatttttttgtttcaacttAGGATGGCTGtagttcaaacaattttaaatttttgagatAGGAAAAAATTTTGCCTATCAatgttgcttaaaaaaaataggtctatCGAAATTTGGTGTTGAAAATAGgtgttactatttaaaaaaatgtaagttttattgCGCTTGCGCacaataaaagaattaaaaattcgaaaaattcacaaaatgtgtattttagtattCCCTAGCTCCTCGAAAAAACCCAGATTCAATCCAAGGTTACTGAATGGAAATAGTTCGTGTTACCATTTGAATGAAACacactgtgtatatatatatatatatatatatataaaaaaaaaacaatattatcaaaaacgttatttggaaacaatatataggtattatatatttatatattttgtataatatattgtaatttgtattgtataatatattgtataatatatattatatacagaatatattatattcttataacttgtaacttttaagatataatagtaacgcgcaatacagaaatgcacttaaaagttaaaattaattattcttaatatttaaattttaaactaaaattataatttatataaaaattagaaaattcaaaatttctgatttcaaattaaaattttttaaagttaaagattaaaaagtaaagacaagagaatttttttttcgtgttattgtttaataatgtataatacgataatttattttcgttttcgtttttgatttcgttattaaatttttttcggtttttgggattttttgttatcgtttttcagttgctTATTGTTTTTGCTTTATTAATTGTTtccgttttttgtttttttttcgttttcgttttattaattgttttcggtttttgtttttttccgtttaataacgttttttaaaaacgttttcaaaaacgttttccatccctgaaaAAACTCAATAAAAATTTGTCACTTGTCGATGATGACAACGtaaattaattagtaggtacctagttaatgaTACATTTATTAGCAAACACAGTTCCAGTACAAAAATTACGCAAAATCGTGGACTTCATTAgactataacttcgaaacttcgaaccgccaaattctgactttaCCATCGTTTACAGAGGTTAGGTTACCTGACCTACCCGAGACCCATTATAGGCAAAAATAGAGTTTgggattttttataatatcaaataagcttaaaacaaaatgtaggatatgtttggggggctatggacatatATGGGAGCTTAGCCGTctcccccctagttgcgcctatgctgAGACCTGATAATAGTAACTagacaaaagtttaaaaaaagaatgtCCTGTAAAGTATCAAAAtaccaaaggtgggcattaactagttaaaaagttaaagttaaagttaggttaaaaagttaattttttttaactcaactaGTTAGATATTCTTTTAATCAAtgtatgaacttaactagtttaatttacagcaGTGTTGTTAAGGAACGCGTTCCTAAAGGAACGATTTCTGGAATTGATTCCTTTTTAGAGGAACGAATGAAGAAATAAATTCCATTCTTTTTTAAAGGAATAGGAACGTGAATCAATTCCTTATTTTTAGGAATagaaacgtatatattataattattttgttcttctctgaaaagtgtaaaaaaacatttggggagaaaaattttgtattttcgtttACTTATCATGtaattaatctattaaaaaaaattatagacaaagctatcaattttttattcacatatgACTGTGTTCtgattagtaataataagtaataaatttataaatatacaataactaataactcaTGAACCACGAGGAACGAGGAAAAGAATGAGTTCCTTTTTCATAGGAACTAGGAATTAGACGAGTTCTTTTTGACATTAAATGAACGAGGAACTGAACTAATTCCTATTTATACTAAAGGAACGAGGAATTGAACGGATTCCTATATAAAAGGAATTTTAACAACACtgatttacagttgaaataacttacttttctcagttgattttaaaaaatccatcaagttaaaaacatttaaacatttttcgtttatacgtaaacattactatatcagtataaaataaaaataatccaatacaaaaacacaaacatttctgttctattacttgataacataattttgtgtatattaaatattaatatacctattttattaagttgtaaattatatattatgcaagttgcagttataaatgtttttaataaaattaataattttaaattacaaattgacaattgttatgtttcaatgttatataggtaacttataatatatatatgaaggtcatgtagtCATCATCATGAataattatgacattcaattgctatacgataaaaaaaaaatatatttgttaaattattaatttgagatgagtacctataatttaaattattaaataatagtaaagtaaaagtaaaatggtatacagtgaacattatgataaaagtttaataaaatcatttttttaaatttataaattagaaactagaaagacacattcgctctttatgtgatttacataagtaaataagtaatttatgtaaataagtaatttatgtaaataagtaatttacataagtatttacatactaattaaaaaaaatgaattaactttttttaaactgagttaagttaatatttttttctatattattttagcgagttaaatttataatttgttaactgttaacgtttaacttatcgatcttgtgtcctcttaacgtAACTTAACTTgggttaattattttcattaatttgcccacctttgcaaaataggtaggtactatacctacAGCTGATAGCTATCgtcaagtttatattatattatgataagatgTGGATCGTGGGTGGATAAAAACGCTaaacattctttttttaaatttatgtagtTACTATTATCAGGTCTCAgcataggcgcacatagggggggggctttaggggctaagcctccAAAAATTTGTCCAAGGATGTGAGACATTTTACattcaaatatgaaaaataaaaatattcaacactTTTCTTCCgtaaaaagtaggtaggtaggtactaatttattagccaataatatcattaatatctaataatattatagtgtaggtacataatttataagacatttgtatttaataaacaaataattttactattccAATTTACACTACTGTAAGTTTGTTGATTTAcatagaaaaacaatataaattttatacctatataaccaacacattttaaaactacaGTAAACAAAAAAGACGCAAACATTATGAAAGAAATTAAAGGaatacatatacgatatacgatATGCAGTATAATGGTACATTATCAGACGTGGCGCATAGTGGGATAAAACACGAATTTAGAGTGCCAAAAGtaccattttttaaactaaaaaactattggttttttttgtttaaaaaatatcgcaaattttcgtcattttagattctgagtgaaacgatgaatgtattgattttacaatgatgtgtgtttctttaattttttttttatttttgtgtctgtcatcaccttttaggacagtaaaagtgcttggattttcttcaacagtaccttttctgatatgacagtgaatctagttggtactttggggggtcaaaagtaacatttttccaatagttttcaaaagcgccgtgaaaaacaaaagaaaaattaaggaaaaacgggaatttttacacaaaatctgttttcgagaaaattgattttggtttttggtgtaactttaaaacgaatgactgtagatacatgaaattttcactggttgtttatatttccattttctatacatgataaaattttcaaaatattttgatttgttttgagctgtttacggacaatttcagtttccaatttaattagtttttttttctataaatgtcaataaaactttatttgtagagtaaaaatacttaaaaacttaatacaaggctcctactatattgttacaatgacatttgaaaaatataaaaaatccttagtcacagttttttttttattagcgaTTTAGGATAGCGATGATAGTATAAATTTTGGCTAAGTGTTGTTCACaagaatcaattttatttacagaaTAATGCTAACCGACTGATGACAGATTTTACTACCATATAGCAATAAAAGACTGTTAACTTCTCTAGGGAAAATAACGTCCAAAATCTAGCCGCTAAACCAGGGATCGAACCAACCAGTCTCTTGCTTGCCGGGCAACTATTCAGCACTGAGCTATCTGACCACATAGACCCACGACACTAACTCCCCCCAGTTAACAGTCGTTTACTAAACTATAAGATATCTCATCTTTAAATGTGATAATAGGCTAATATTCAATTCACTTCATGAAAATTgctaaataagtttaatattgatatgataagacaatgaaatattaaaaaaatgtattacaaaattaacAAGGGCAACCGACCAGTAGCGCAACTACACCTAATGGTgccctactacatattatttgcattatacaattataatttatagttatggtgacaaaataaacaaatttaaaaaagtacattttaagaCCTTAGCTCCTCTGTCAAAATTGAACAATGTGAATACTATTATACCCATTTTGCCCATGCCATAGCTCATAGGTCATCTTCATCTATacaaattggttattttttttttttttatcataaacaataaaatctaattattgGTGTGTgtctttatgataaaaatattttgaaatttaagtaattttaagtacacttAAACTGATTAGCTACTAACCAACCAGAATATATTAAgtcaaaccataaaatataaatggataggtaatcaaaattcaaattataaaaattattaacatatattatctcataatattttctttaaaaaaaatacaatttgatgtaTTTAACACTAATATTAAGACACTAGGAGAAtgcatcaaaaaaaaatacggatCTGGTCACcataattatagtatagattttatacctatatatattaaaatacttcaactaggtatttacataaagagtaattaaaatatatagggtTAAGAACTAAAAGTCAAGATGTAAAatggagtacctacctaatttataaataatgtagtacataatttacaaatcatTTTAGTACActgtctatttaaaataataaataatacaaattatattataagtaggttcTTTAATTCATAAANNNNNNNNNNNNNNNNNNNNNNNNNNNNNNNNNNNNNNNNNNNNNNNNNNNNNNNNNNNNNNNNNNNNNNNNNNNNNNNNNNNNNNNNNNNNNNNNNNNNNNNNNNNNNNNNNNNNNNNNNNNNNNNNNNNNNNNNNNNNNNNNNNNNNNNNNNNNNNNNNNNNNNNNNNNNNNNNNNNNNNNNNNNNNNNNNNNNNNNNNNNNNNNNNNNNNNNNNNNNNNNNNNNNNNNNNNNNNNNNNNNNNNNNNNNNNNNNNNNNNNNNNNtttttttaaatattattttgggaaTCCCGTTACCATTAACACATCAAATGGTGCTGTCAAAAATGTCAGGTACTCTAGGTGCCCTAGTGTAAGTACCACCCAACACCCCCTCTTGATGCGCCACTGCAACCGACGCGTTGATGCATCTTACCTTGTGACTGATTATCTGTAGGTAGCATATTTTTACTGGAACATTGTATGAATGTCCTAGACTTCTCACACGGTAGGCTACCACTGTAAGTTTGTATTTAGCATCAAGAAACACGTGGTCTAGTACaggatattatgtataaactccttataacagaaaataataacaattctgTTTCACCGAAATTTTTTGATATATGATTTTGtaagttaaataaaagttatatggaTATGTTATTTAAGTTCTTACATAGAAGAACTAGTTATTGGTTCAAGGACAGTTAGCACCCACTAATAATATTAGGCATAAATTATGTTCAGTTTGACCAATGGAAGCAGATCATGACGCCTTACATTACTTGACCACAATATTAGATACATAATGATCAACATAAACTTTGATTATACCACccatggtaaaataaaataaccttgcacaattaataattaaaattaatatattttattaaaatatattcacctTACATGAACAAATTTGATTTACTAATCTTACAACAGAATATTTAGTTTTGAGAGAGATAATTAATAAGTGTCTGgaataatatcatttatgttaGAAACTAGTAGTCacataacatacaatttattgatgaaaattccacttaaaattaaaaatggatacaaacattattaaaatattaaataatttaaaaatattggtggAAAGTACTAAGCTAATACTCATGTAAATTACAATTAGTAAGTTCACTAAGTTGTTTATATTACTACTCCTTAGaaagtgtaatttataaaagtaagaAACTTAATTATGAGTAATATACttaatctttataaattatttacttacacaCGTtagaaatactatattatttctaaaactacAGAAACACCAAAAAACAAAGTTTCTTAGCTAaaggattttttaaaataaaaaaagaaatgaatAGAAAActcatttaatattagttaattcCAACGTCAAAtcactaaaatacaatttaagaaattGTACGGATGGAATAAGGAGGAATGAACAATCATACTTTAAAACACAAATCAAATAGAATCCGTATCCAACCAGAAGTCAAGTTTGATCATTGATCATTTAAATACACACTGAATACTGTTTACACTTAAAATTTTCTGTGGGCTGGTCTTCCACCACCCCAAGATCTGTttccaccaccaccgccgccgccgtaccATTTGTTACCACCACtcgctaaaataataatacaaaatttatgtttaatacatcAACAAATCAAAAGAAAATAGGTAAACTCACGGAAAGAACGGGCAGCCATGGCAGCTAATTTGGGATCAATACGTTGATTGGCTTCAGTAAGAACAGCAACAAGGTCTTTGGCTTGCTTGCTATTGGAATGGGTAAAGAATGCATATGAGGTACCCTTTTGTGATGATCGTCCAGTTCTGCCTATTCTGTGAATATAATCTTCAGAGTTGTTGGGGTAATCAAAATTGATAACAAATTTGACATCATCgacatctaaaaataaatttaactgttAAGATTacgacaattttatataatgagcaaaataattacctaaaccTCTGGCAGCAACATCAGTAGCAACCAAAATATTAGCCCTTCCACCTctgaattctaaaaaataaatttaacattattttaaatcaatgtcatattatttagtCAGAACATACGTTTCAATACATGGTCACGCTCTGATTGTGATTTGTCTCCATGAATTCCAACAGCTCTTGccctttaatttaaatacaatattaaaataagaaaacagttattaaaattgaaaatataaccaAAACTACAGTAAAACAAATGTACACTAAAtacaaactaattaaatttagaACCTAAAACCAGGACTATTTCattcttcaatattttataatttaatcagaTCTTCTTAGAGGACAAATTAAACAACACAAAGTATGTCTGTTGAGTAGAATCATCATGTAACTtaaagaaaaaagtatttaatttttatataaaataacggCCAACAATTCAGATCTTCTTAGAGGACAAATTAAACAACACAAAGTATGCCTGTTGAGTAGAATCATCATGTAACTtaaagaaaaaagtatttaatttttatataaaataacggCCAACAATTCAGATCTTCTTAGAGGACAAATTAAACAACACAAagtatgttttctttttaaaaatcatcatcatattatataagccttattatgaaatataatttataaatagcaaAGAAAATAATTGATGACTTACcccatattagttattttacgTGTGATTGTATCCACCTTGCGCTTGGTTTCAgcaaaaataatggttttattttcttCCATATTAGCAATGTCTTGTAATAAATCCATTAATTTGTCTTCTTTTTCATGTTCTTGACACACATCCACATTTTGTAAGATATTATGGTTGGCAGATAATGTTAAAGAACCAACATTCAATTGAATGTAATCGCTTAAGAAATCATTTGCTAACTTCTGAACTTCTTTAGGCCATGTGGCTGACCACATCAAAACTTGTCGGTCAGgctataagaataaataatataataacaaaatatttggaaatagaACAAGTGGTATAATAACTTACTCTAATTTGTTGAATGATTTTTCTAATTTGAGGTTCAAAACCCATGTCAAGCATACGGTCGGCTTCATccaatactaaataggtacaacGTTGCAAATTGGTTGCACGAGATTCTAAGAAATCTAATAGACGACCTGGTGTAGCAATAACAATCTCAACACCATTCATTAAATCTCTAGCCTATgaatttatataacaatttagaaTAGGCAGcaaacaaaaatttacaaatttaattgttgATAAGTAAGGAATTAAAGTTTCATAATGCATTCATCGCTAGGCACTGAAAACTCTTCGTTCAAAACTGATGAGCTTTAACTTACTGTTGTTTCAGTGCTGCGAGAAGTAACATGCTGACGATTTTAGTTTCCGATGTCTAAGGAAATGAATCTAGGACGAGAGTTCATAGGAAGAAAACGTATCGGTTACTTGAACCGAAAAATAAATGGCcgccaattaatattttaattgtttaaattcgGTTTGCAGCGCCTCCAAATGCATGAACacgacttatatataataatataataattattagtcatGGTCCAAAAACACTGTGCGTTATTAAGGTTacgttattatttcattatgtaataaaaaaaccgTTTCTGCAAAACCGAATTTCAAAATGGCGGCCTGCAAAGAACAAAAACAGAACAACCAATTATTAGTACACAAAGAAATAGAAAGCATAAATAAATTGACCATTAAAATGTCATCAACTTATTACCTCATTTCAAGTGTAATTTATACCTGATGTGATTTTGGAGCACCACCATAAATGCATGTTGACCGTAAATATGTGGACTGATTGAATAATCCAGCAACCTTTTGTATTTGCTGGGCTAACTCTCTAGTTGGAGCCAAAACTAAAGCAATTGGGCCATCTCCTTTTTTCAATGGCTCTTGATTATTTATGTGCACTACAGCTGGCAATGTATactacaacatattatgttcaaattttaaagatatattattttttttattaagtttcaataaaaaagaaaaacctaCACCCAAAGTTTTTCCAGAACCAGTTTGGGCTACTCCAACCATATTTTTGCCACTCATCGCAATAGGCCATCCTTGTGCTTGAATAGGAGTAGGTTCAGTAAAACCTTCATTcctaaattcattaaaaaaaaaaaaaaatggtttatctTGGAATATTATACAGACCTATCAGTTATTAAGTGTTGCACAAATTATCAAAAAGACACCATAAGAGA
This is a stretch of genomic DNA from Acyrthosiphon pisum isolate AL4f chromosome A3, pea_aphid_22Mar2018_4r6ur, whole genome shotgun sequence. It encodes these proteins:
- the LOC100165750 gene encoding ATP-dependent RNA helicase p62 isoform X1, coding for MFTQGLRVVRSAILNPLHVKSISNRQQLLTEKITIMSYARNGTGGGRSNGSYGGQRSSYGGGGGGGRGGMGGAKKNPGANLQAPNWDRVQLRPFKKEFYVPHPTIERRSYEEVDKYRTGKDITVMSSDRSPVPYPIQHFKEANFPDYVMTVIRNEGFTEPTPIQAQGWPIAMSGKNMVGVAQTGSGKTLGYTLPAVVHINNQEPLKKGDGPIALVLAPTRELAQQIQKVAGLFNQSTYLRSTCIYGGAPKSHQARDLMNGVEIVIATPGRLLDFLESRATNLQRCTYLVLDEADRMLDMGFEPQIRKIIQQIRPDRQVLMWSATWPKEVQKLANDFLSDYIQLNVGSLTLSANHNILQNVDVCQEHEKEDKLMDLLQDIANMEENKTIIFAETKRKVDTITRKITNMGARAVGIHGDKSQSERDHVLKQFRGGRANILVATDVAARGLDVDDVKFVINFDYPNNSEDYIHRIGRTGRSSQKGTSYAFFTHSNSKQAKDLVAVLTEANQRIDPKLAAMAARSFPSGGNKWYGGGGGGGNRSWGGGRPAHRKF
- the LOC100165750 gene encoding ATP-dependent RNA helicase p62 isoform X2, with amino-acid sequence MSYARNGTGGGRSNGSYGGQRSSYGGGGGGGRGGMGGAKKNPGANLQAPNWDRVQLRPFKKEFYVPHPTIERRSYEEVDKYRTGKDITVMSSDRSPVPYPIQHFKEANFPDYVMTVIRNEGFTEPTPIQAQGWPIAMSGKNMVGVAQTGSGKTLGYTLPAVVHINNQEPLKKGDGPIALVLAPTRELAQQIQKVAGLFNQSTYLRSTCIYGGAPKSHQARDLMNGVEIVIATPGRLLDFLESRATNLQRCTYLVLDEADRMLDMGFEPQIRKIIQQIRPDRQVLMWSATWPKEVQKLANDFLSDYIQLNVGSLTLSANHNILQNVDVCQEHEKEDKLMDLLQDIANMEENKTIIFAETKRKVDTITRKITNMGARAVGIHGDKSQSERDHVLKQFRGGRANILVATDVAARGLDVDDVKFVINFDYPNNSEDYIHRIGRTGRSSQKGTSYAFFTHSNSKQAKDLVAVLTEANQRIDPKLAAMAARSFPSGGNKWYGGGGGGGNRSWGGGRPAHRKF